One window from the genome of Nicotiana tomentosiformis chromosome 5, ASM39032v3, whole genome shotgun sequence encodes:
- the LOC138891709 gene encoding uncharacterized protein, whose protein sequence is MVDFDIILGMDWLSPHYAIHDCHTKIVKLAMPGLPRLEWRSTLGYTPSRIISFLKAQRMVEKGCKAYLAYVRDVSIDTPTVESVPVERDFPNVFPADLPGMPPDRDIDFGIDLLPGTHPSSIPRYRMAPP, encoded by the coding sequence atggtagactttgatattattttgggcatggactggttgtcgccccattatgctattcatGATTGCCACaccaaaattgtgaagttggctatgccaggattaccgcgattagagtggagaagtACCCTAGGGTATACTCCCAGCAgaattatttcatttcttaaagctcaacgaatggttgagaaggggtgtaaggCGTATCTAGCTTacgtgagagatgttagtattgatacccctacagtcgagtcagtCCCAGTGGAGAGGGATTTTCCAaatgtatttccagctgatcttccgggcatgccgccagacagagatattgactttggcattgatttgttgccgggaacTCACCCTAGCTCTATTCCTcgatatcgtatggctcctccctga